A genome region from Urocitellus parryii isolate mUroPar1 chromosome X, mUroPar1.hap1, whole genome shotgun sequence includes the following:
- the Slc25a53 gene encoding solute carrier family 25 member 53: MGEQNHSAGKELQHRTRTEAPAKKNWHPQAYTLGAISNFMSTFLTFPIYKVVFRQQIHAMAVSEAVRQLWHEGPQYFYRGIYPPLLSKTLQGTLLFGTYDSLLCSLSPDGPHSLGHRWTAGLMSGVVEAVALSPFERVQNVLQDGRKQARFPSTFSILKEFNSYGLWGRLSLGYYRGFWPVLVRNSLGSALYFSFKDPIQDGLAEQGLPHWVPALVSGSVNGTITCLVLYPLIVLVANMQSHIGWQRMPSLWASAQDVWDTRGRKVLLIYRGGSLVILRSSVTWGLTTAIHDFLQRKSHSRKELKD; the protein is encoded by the coding sequence ATGGGGGAGCAGAACCACTCTGCAGGGAAAGAGCTTCAGCACAGGACACGAACAGAGGCTCCAGCAAAGAAAAACTGGCACCCCCAAGCCTACACTCTTGGGGCCATTTCCAACTTTATGTCTACTTTTCTGACCTTTCCCATCTATAAGGTGGTATTCCGGCAGCAGATCCATGCTATGGCAGTGTCAGAGGCTGTGAGACAGCTTTGGCATGAAGGTCCTCAGTACTTCTACAGGGGAATCtaccctcctcttctctccaagACATTGCAAGGGACTCTGCTATTCGGGACTTATGATAGCCTGCTGTGCTCTCTTTCCCCTGATGGGCCACATTCCCTGGGACACCGATGGACTGCAGGGCTCATGTCTGGGGTGGTGGAGGCTGTGGCACTCAGCCCCTTTGAAAGAGTTCAAAATGTCCTCCAGGATGGTCGCAAGCAAGCTCGCTTCCCCAGCACCTTCAGCATTCTTAAGGAATTCAACTCTTATGGGCTGTGGGGGCGGCTGTCACTGGGCTATTATCGGGGTTTCTGGCCTGTCCTTGTCAGGAATAGCCTGGGGAGTGCTCTCTATTTCTCTTTCAAGGACCCCATCCAGGATGGCTTGGCAGAGCAAGGCCTGCCCCATTGGGTTCCTGCACTGGTGTCTGGTAGTGTCAATGGAACAATCACCTGTCTAGTTCTGTATCCTCTGATTGTGCTGGTTGCCAATATGCAGTCCCATATTGGCTGGCAGAGAATGCCAAGCCTGTGGGCTTCTGCCCAGGATGTGTGGGACACTCGGGGTCGAAAGGTACTCCTGATCTACCGAGGAGGTTCCCTAGTTATCCTAAGGTCCAGCGTGACGTGGGGCCTCACTACTGCTATCCACGACTTCCTGCAGAGGAAGTCTCACTCCAGGAAAGAGCTGAAAGACTGA
- the Tmsb15c gene encoding thymosin beta-15C produces the protein MSDKPDLSEVEKFDKSKLKKTNTEEKNTLPSKETIQQEKECVQTS, from the exons ATGAGTGATAAACCAGACTTGTCTGAAGTGGAGAAGTTTGACAAATCAAAACTGAAGAAAACTaatactgaggaaaaaaatactcttcCCTCAAAGGAAA ctATCCAGCAGGAGAAAGAGTGTGTCCAAACATCATAA